One Chloroflexota bacterium genomic window carries:
- a CDS encoding glycosyltransferase family 39 protein translates to MGSISRHHWAIGLILLAYLGLALTYSIIDPLFEAPDEADHYAFVKHLADGQGLPVQLRHGPKSENHQPPLYYTLGALATFWINSDDFPQLLWRNPYWGYEIGYVGQDNKNQFVHGPQEDPPYTGAVLAAHLVRLVSVALGAVTVFITYMIAREIFPRQAALALGAVAFVAFSPQFLFISSAINNDNAVTTLSSLVILLALRIHNQGITRSNTIALGAALGLALLTKVSAVPLLLIVLFTLVSLSRRVPWRTLWGAGFAVFGLAAAVSGWWFIRNLVLYGDWSALSRMQEAWGRRSPPANLGQLVAEFPNLERSFWANFGWGNVPVSAELYWGITLLTRIAIVGLIILGWRHWKRGILSREARFGVVVLVVWTLLIFIAQANYMRLTPAAGNGRNLFPAIAAIAILIFLGLAQYVPERFWGFLAGTANIGMATFALSALIFYLAPAYAKPQMLPSSALEAIQRPVRVNFANKVQLLGSDISPDSVSPGDTVRVAIYWRGLAPMDKDYSVYIHLTTPEDRIIAQRDTFPGLGTYPTRLWRAGDTFRDTYRVPIPKNAPTPLLLHVRAGLYLLPTMERLPAVEESSGRPLDRPIVGTVWVRRSPLSK, encoded by the coding sequence ATCCTTCTGGCCTATCTCGGCTTGGCCCTTACTTATAGCATCATCGATCCCCTCTTCGAAGCGCCGGATGAGGCCGATCACTACGCCTTCGTTAAGCACCTGGCTGATGGACAGGGACTGCCCGTCCAGCTGCGCCATGGCCCCAAATCGGAGAATCATCAACCACCCCTGTACTACACCCTGGGGGCACTAGCCACCTTCTGGATCAACAGCGACGACTTCCCTCAGCTGTTGTGGCGAAATCCCTATTGGGGCTATGAAATCGGCTATGTCGGTCAGGACAATAAGAACCAGTTCGTCCACGGCCCCCAAGAGGACCCTCCCTACACGGGGGCTGTATTGGCAGCCCACCTGGTGCGCTTGGTCTCGGTAGCTTTAGGAGCTGTCACTGTGTTCATCACCTACATGATCGCTCGGGAGATCTTCCCCAGGCAAGCGGCTCTTGCTCTGGGAGCAGTCGCCTTCGTGGCTTTCAGTCCCCAGTTTCTCTTCATCAGCAGCGCCATTAATAACGACAATGCCGTCACCACCCTCTCTTCGCTGGTTATCCTCCTGGCACTGCGCATTCACAACCAGGGTATCACTAGAAGCAACACCATCGCCTTGGGTGCAGCTCTAGGATTGGCGCTCTTAACCAAGGTGAGTGCTGTCCCACTGCTCCTCATCGTGCTCTTCACCCTTGTATCGCTTTCCCGACGGGTTCCATGGCGCACCCTCTGGGGCGCAGGATTCGCTGTATTCGGACTGGCTGCGGCCGTATCTGGCTGGTGGTTCATTCGTAATCTGGTGCTCTATGGTGATTGGTCTGCCCTCAGCCGTATGCAGGAGGCATGGGGCAGGCGTAGCCCTCCCGCAAACTTGGGCCAGCTTGTCGCCGAATTCCCCAACCTGGAGAGGTCGTTCTGGGCGAACTTCGGCTGGGGAAACGTCCCGGTCAGTGCCGAGCTATACTGGGGCATAACCTTGCTCACCCGCATAGCTATCGTGGGGCTCATCATCCTTGGTTGGAGACACTGGAAACGCGGCATACTTTCCAGAGAAGCACGTTTCGGAGTGGTCGTCCTGGTTGTGTGGACACTTCTGATCTTTATTGCTCAGGCGAACTATATGCGTCTCACTCCCGCCGCCGGCAATGGTCGGAATCTCTTTCCCGCCATCGCTGCCATCGCTATTCTCATCTTCCTCGGTCTAGCCCAGTATGTGCCTGAACGGTTCTGGGGATTCCTTGCCGGAACAGCCAATATTGGGATGGCCACCTTTGCCCTCAGCGCCCTGATTTTTTACCTCGCCCCGGCCTACGCTAAGCCTCAGATGCTCCCCTCCTCAGCGCTGGAGGCGATTCAACGCCCTGTGCGGGTGAACTTCGCCAATAAGGTGCAGCTCTTGGGCAGTGATATCTCCCCGGATAGCGTGTCTCCCGGGGACACTGTGCGGGTGGCCATCTACTGGCGAGGGCTGGCACCGATGGACAAGGACTACAGCGTCTATATTCACCTCACCACCCCCGAAGATCGCATCATCGCCCAGCGAGACACCTTCCCTGGATTGGGCACCTATCCTACACGGTTATGGCGAGCCGGGGATACCTTCCGTGACACTTACCGGGTGCCCATCCCGAAGAACGCACCGACCCCTCTTCTCCTGCACGTTCGAGCAGGGCTATACCTGCTCCCTACTATGGAGCGCTTGCCTGCCGTCGAGGAGAGCAGCGGGCGTCCCTTGGATCGGCCTATTGTGGGAACGGTGTGGGTACGCCGGTCACCTTTGAGCAAGTGA